The Uranotaenia lowii strain MFRU-FL unplaced genomic scaffold, ASM2978415v1 HiC_scaffold_389, whole genome shotgun sequence nucleotide sequence TTCGAAGGAATCAACCATCTATCAGGATCTGCTGCCGGCGTTTAATCAAATGTTCGATTCCACCATTACCTTTGCTCCAAAGTTCTACAAATACGCAACGGATCCTCACGACATTTTGGTTCTGGAGGATGTAAGATCGAAGGGATTCGTGATGAACAGTGGCTACAAACGGTTTGACTTGGATAAAGCGAAGAAAGTTCTATTGAAACTGGCTCAATTCCACGCAGCATCGGCGGTTTATCATTCACAGGTACAAAGTTacattatgaaataattttcttaatgCCCTTTATAGACCTTCTATGGGACTTAAACGAAGTTCATCCGATTCAAATTATCacggtttaaaaattttaagccaTTCGGAggacagttttgattttttttaaatatcaatttgttgCACGTGACAATCGACTTGTTTTGTCTTCATACTGATATTTGTTCATAATTTTAGCACGGTGTTATCAACGATTCGTTCAAGGAAGGCATGTTCGGAGAAAGTATTGATGGCCatgcaaacatttttcttcTACCATATTACAGAGCATTCGTTGAAAGCTTGGAAAACCGTAactattcaaacgacattgttGAGTTGATAGTAAGTAGATCAATTCAACTTATTCATTTGTAATTATTTATATGCAAATATGTATAAATAACTTTTCCCATATTCTAGCGTAAATGGGATAAAAACCCAATCACCGCCATCGGAAAGATGTTAAAATACAATCCGGATCGATTCAACGTTCTCAACCATGGCGATCTATGGGCTTACAATCTCCTCTTCCGAGACGATGATCTGAGAATGGTAACTATTGGAAATTGACAAATACAGAAATTATTCCTCATAACCTAACTTTTTTGTAGATGGATTTCCAGTCCGCCTTCTGGGGCAGTCCATCGTTCGACATCCTCATCTTCCTGTTCAACGCCGTCAGAGTGGAAGATGTTGTCGGTTCATTCGATGAACTGATCGAGCTGTACTACCAGGAGTTGGTGAAGCGTCTAGAACAGTTCAAATACTCCAAACCGATACCAACCCAGGAAGAATTCAAAAAGGACATTGCCGATCACGGTTTTGTGGGGGCCATCCAGTTGGAGGAAATCATTCCGACAGGGTTCCTTTTGGCGCTGGCCGATCCCGACGAGCTAAAGATGGCTAGGGCGAATAGTAAGCAAGAAAAAGAAGCCCTGAGGAAGCTGTTTCAGGTTGAGGAACTGGTACACGAGATCGATACGCTGCTGCCGTTTGCATTCGAGCGAGGTTTCCTGAATCTGCCCAaggtttagttttttagttgtCCAACAGTCTGgcaaatattgattaaaaaaaatttattaataagcCTCACGCGGTTTTTGACAGTGCCCACAAAATACTCCGTAacggaatgaaaaaaaacttggaaaattaGTTAGTGTTTAAGTTAGCCAGAAGAAACTATTTCAATATTCAGCTTATCTGATGAACTCTAGAAAGACACTTGATTCGACTCATTTTTTGgatagaaatatttgaaaaaataaggaaattaaaatttggatcgtttaaaattttcaataaataaaatgcaATTGAAAGCGCTAACTGAAATGTGTTGCAAATCCCTGAGAGGGGCATCGCTTGATTTTATGATGATTCAATAATAATGTGCAAACTCCCGAGAGGGGCAGTATGATGGATCAGAGTTTGTGATTCTGTAAAAGATGCAATTCATGCTGGGAAAGGTGGAACATAAATCGTAGCGGCctgcaataaaaaatatgaactgCAATTGTGGTTTTGAGTGACGGAAAATGagaatgaaagaaaataaatttgatgaaCACATTAggctagggttgccatccgtcccgcaaaagcgggacatgtcccgcttttctgttgaatgtcccgctgtcccgctttttcctcaaaatgtcccgctttttttcttgtaaaacttttacaaattgtctgaatttaaattctatgatgaacagaaaatctcaaaatgaacagcatttttcataacttttacaaGACAATGCAGAATAAATATAAAGCTCTTGgcattacagtaagattctgattcagttaagtgttTTTGCAGCACGTAAGCCAATCTATGATAAGGAATATTGTTTGAGATGCCTGCagataattataaattatagaaTTAAAGATAAACTTTTTCGCCAGAATCTTAGTTtaatttccaaatattataCACCACCATTTttgactcaattgtccaaagtatataaaggtggaagttttcttggtgttttcaaacttttgaacaaaataccaaacaaaatgtttttctaaataaaaattaccgtcaaacggggcatcatgcaacagcggggttcgatgcaacatttatataacactacattaaatcaatttttaatttaatgtattgtaataaagttatcttttaatgatcccaaaatgatgatgacataatttctcacatcttaagctagttttcttaagttttttatttttacgtagaatttaaaaaatcgagcaataaatgtacaaattttaacatttttttatgacgaaaaaaactttacccagtatgacggatcggcttgatattattacctacaaactttttactggtttcctcatgttataccaacattgttggtgtaaaaatatttttcgaacaatcacccaattttattaaataaatgtttttaaaattccgttaggtgtctggggttgaatgcaacaaaatgcaaatcgaagaaataccttgtaaatctcgtttccatgtgttataatatgaatgttttgcatcacgcgtttgtaaacattgaaatttcattcatccaaacatttattttaatgatttcagcttttagaatttttcgtagtattatttaacccctaaatgtatgcagcatcttcattttcagaaaaatgtgaaaattagttgtTACAGACCCAAAatctactgcaattggtgttgtcatgcgtaatgatcttcaAGGCATtgctaatatattaaaaactataaattttcgcacgttttcataagatttttcattaaaaacaaagtttgttgcaagttaccccattttctaaggagggtgaaaatcgcatgtttttagaaaattaaaaataactgaagaaacttataatttttctaactacgccaatttgataccccagcatccttaaaacttttgatgcataaggggtaggattaattgagaacataagttttttagaagccattgaagttgaaaattgttgcatgttgccccagttgacggtacattATGATTTTAATGCGCTATTTAATCTGCCGTTCACATGTAcgacttaaaaatatttctctcaaataacgtgttaagttgcgagaaccgtggaaaaaAACGGTGCATATGTCAAAAATCAGTGTAAATAGAAGTcgtgtaagaaaaactgagcaaaatcaatctgcgtttaaaaaaatcttagtgtactttttctatgaacaactttgacTGATGACAAacgtataagtttggctacacaattaagcttttttttcaattttcttaaatgtcccgcttttttccgctgtgtcccgcttttttttcgtgaaatgtcccgcttttttctgaaagtatctggcaagcctacattAGGCGAataatttcttcttcttcttcttctttttcttacatcaacatggccaaaacatgtaggcatcctggaaaatggaagacttgcgtctttcatttttcttttcagcgtattatctgttacatattgctatgcattgcagatattactacggccaggccaaccatgtgatgaaaaccgcgaaagatacaggatacaggggaggaatgaagcgtggagatccctaccaaacgcttcatataatattttgaaaacggaTATATATTAATTTatgccatttgaaaaaaatatatgaaaaattgatacATCAAATGCTGTTACGGAATTAGGAATTTACGATACTTACTAATGTTGGTAAGTATCGTAAATTCCTAATTCCGTAACAGCATTTGATGTATCAatttttcgtatatttttttaactgacCGCTATAACTAATAGCGAATAGAATATTACAATTGGGTTgctgtagatcagctatttAGCCTTCGTATCTTTCCGTCTACTCTGTGGATAATATGAGGGGTTAATGATCAGTAAAATTATTAGTAAACGGTTGAAAAACTAAGCAATTTGGCTTTGTTACCTGCAATGCATGTAGCAATTTGAATTTCTGTATCTTGGTACATCATGGAACTTAGTAAAACAAAAGTAGAAACTGGGAGCTATCCCAATCAATCACAGAACTTCACTTTAGCTTACAGTCAATTGATTAATTCCCCTTCCTTATCCACTTCCTATTACAAGAAGGGGGAGTCTCAAACAATCACAGAAACACCTCCTACACCAAACCCAATCTCCTGTCAAAAAAGGCCCTCTTCCCTCCTAAAGTTCCATTAGAAGGAAGAATGGGTCCCAAACAATCGCTAAAACACATACCGTATCCAAAATAACCCTGGTACCATACCTGTTTTCAACCGGAGCTCAATATCACCTTTGAAAACtcgtattaaattttaaaatatttatttcctgGCAAGAAATGAGAGAACGAATCCTTCGAATTAGTATAATGATATAAATAacagattttctttaaaatggtgttataatcctttcaattattttcagcgaaaatttattaaaaaccttAACAAAATTTCAGGAGATTGTGGTGATAACTACATAATTCTGTTTATCATAACATCGTTAAGCAGGAACTTATAGAAAAACTatcaatttcattaaaaaagtaaaaaaaagatcgaatttttttcattttgtgaaaattactTTGATGGAAATGATGGAAATCTaacacataaaaaaacaaaagtgcACTCTCACATTTGCAATAATAAAATTCAAGTACGGatcgttttaaaagttttctttaatAAGATTGCAATAAGATTGTCGAAATTTTTATAAGCACGTGAAATCTGTACTCTAATTGGCGTATAAAATTAAACCTCTCAACTTAGGAAACAGCGTTTCAAGATACTTCGACAACGTTTGAAAGAATCAGTTTACAAAAGATTTCGATATAACGTGAAAATGATTAAGTTCCTGTGATCAAAATCGTAAAGCTCGTGATGCTAAGACAACATTATAAGGAGGAAATTGATTGAGGAATGTAGAACGAACAATGAATAAGATGACTGAAGATATAAAATTATTCTAATATACAAATTATATAGATCAGAACGGGCTCACCAAGGCAGGATAAACGGTTTCATTTAAAGCTCAAATTCATCGAGTCCAGTCCCGTCCAATTCTCGAGGCTCTTTTGTTGCCGATTTGGTGTCACTTCGTTTACCGTAAATGAAATTTAGCAACGCCATGGTGAATTAAAACGgataattttcttgaaaacttgTTTTCGAATCTTCCTAACCACgttcacatggtccgattttgcgtttttttttaatttgaaaataacgcttctcaactaaaaaataaaaattaataaggaAATTTTCGCGGAGCTGTCACAAACACGATCGATCACTGATTCTGCTCATGGCCAACTCGAACACATTAGGCGAAAAATGTGAATcctgtaaacaaaaaaattgaagcaagaTTTCAATCTAAATGGAaaatgagattgaacttaaaccACTGGTTGAATGAAGCTGACGATGGAAAATTGaagataaaagaaaaagaaaaaagaaacgagaatttgaaaaaggtagaagaatgaaaaattgacagagtaaataattaaaaaaaaaatagaatggcAAAAGGATAATGTgagtattatttaaaaaaagaatagaaaaagGAATCTGTAAAAACTCAGGACAGCGAAAcgtatagatttaaaaaaaagtaagaaaagtgGAGGACAAAAAATCTATGATAAGGCAaagtaaagaagaaaaaaaaaacattgctaaTTGTAGAGTTCAAGTATGGaaagtatgataaaaaaaagaaaaaacgatACCTGGAGTTGAAAATCGAGTAGAATGAGAAATAAACAACGTAAACGGAGGGAAAAAAACATAAGTTCTTTTTATAAGTGATTGAGAGTGAAAAAAAGAGAGGTAGatgcagaaaaaaatctatcacgCAAGAAGAGGGTATGAACAGATGAAAATGGGAAATGAAGTAGAAGATGGGAAAAGGAAGAATGGTGGAAACCAAAaagaatgcaaaaaattgtaggaAAATGGATTCTAAGTTAGGTAGTATGATGAaaagaaaagattgaaaatgggtgaaaaatatcagaaaaggATAGTTACTatcaaaagttaagaaaaaaagtaataaagatGGCTTCTGTGAATTAAAGAACAAGAAAAagtacatattttgaataaagtaaGAAGAATTAAAATGGCAAATAGAGGATAAAATTAAGGATACATAGTAAATGCAAAGATAAGAAATTGAAACAGTATAACAATGAACAGTTCAAGAAGAGAATATAAAGTCTAAATAATAGAAAAAGGAAGaataagaaatagaaaaaagagtcgtaatgaaaagtaaaaaaaaactgtaaaggatgttgaaaaatagtaaaaatgtacAATTGAAAAACAGAAGTATTTATAAAAGAAGATTAATCAATAGTTGGATAGGGAGAATACAGATCTATATGCAgtgaaataaaatggaaatcaaaatataacTGAAGAATAGAAAACGTAAACTAGAAAAAGTATAAAACAAAAGGGATAGAAACTTTAGTTTAGCGAACCTTGAGAATGGCAAATGGAGAATGGGAAATAGAGGTAGTTGCAGAAAAATAGACCACACAGGAAGGAttaaggaaaatgaaaattttcttaagccCACTTTTAAGAGGCTGTTCTATAAAGTGACAAAGTGCTAACCTAGGGcagtgttttttaaaaaatccagaatGGCCAATAGCTGACGAGAAAAGGTAGTATGATGAAAGGAAATCATTGTAGATAGTTTAAGtcaaaagtgaagaaaaaatatgaaaaagaagaaattttaataaagacGGTTTCCATTAATTGGAAAGCGAAAAAAGGAGTACATACTTCAAATAAAGAAAGAAGAATTAAAAAGGGAgcaaagaaaaagaaataataggGATAAAACAAGGAAcgcaagataaaaaaataaagaacaagAACAACAAGGAATAGTAAAAGAAAGGAAAATTAAGTGTTATAGGAAGAAAGgaaaagaattcaaaacatacaattgaaaaacaaaagttgaaaaatggaaAGGGAATGGAGTTGGGGATGGAAGTATTAAAAAAAGCAGATTTGAGAGTGGGAAATGGAAAATTCAGAGCTGCAGGCGGAGGAACAACATGGagattaacattaaaaaaaaaaaataagatttagttgaaatttcggTCAGTTTCGACAGACccttaaaaatcaccaaagcgGGAACCAAAGGAAAttggaaaaatctaaattttaattttggtgccaaatgactaaaaaaCGTATAAAAAGTAGAAATCTGATGTTatgtcgaaatttttttttgtcaaaaatcgactaaGGTATTCAAAAATTACGTAAAGGGAGaccaaaagaaattgaaaaaaaaaagaaattttaattttatatgccGAATGAATAAGAAACGCATGGAACGTCGTGAACtggcaaaaaaaacttccccGAGTGCTGTTCACTGTTTCGGAAACCGGATCCATCGAATCGTAGACCGAAGATAGAAGCACCAGTCTGTAGGTATAAGATCAaggatatacagaaaataaatcaaatttaattaaaagtaaaataaaataatagttgtattcggcaacactgaagataaataaaattaaaaaaatggcaaagtTTGTTAtcttggcaacactaggcaaaaaaaatcagtcatcGATCTATTCATGTGCGTGAACGACGATTCTGAATGAATCTCTGAATTaagattcataagaatcgtaaaatcacggcTATGTCAAGGATGTtgctacaaaaaaatatttctgatccGGCTTCccgtagaaagacggattggcacagagagcacagattttaaggctgctgctacgaacaaaattgtttttgattcgaccactggaaaaagacggaagacggcttaggaagtgcagatttttaaggctactggtgctgattgtttgttatgattttacTTTCCAGTGGAAAAGACgaaatggctttggaagcgcaaatttttaaggctgctgttgctgactGTTTGTGTTGATTAGGCCTTCCtgtggataaagacggaatggctttataagcgcagatttttaaggctgctgctgctaattgtttgttatgatttggccttccagtggataaagacggaatgattttagaagcgcagatttctagggctgttgcggctgattgtttgttatgattttgctttccggtgaaaaaagacggaatggctttggaagcgcagattttaaagacttttgctgctgtttgtttttttttggtttggttttcccgtggaaaaagacggaattgatttggaagcgcagatttttaaggctgttgctgctggttgtttgttttggtttcgcatTCCTgtaaaaaaacggaattggctaaaaaagcgcagatttttaaggcaagtgctgctgtttgtttgttatgatttggtcCTCCtgtggataaagacggaatggcattagaagcgcagatttttaggacTGTTGCTGCTGACTGTTTACTTTGATTTGCCCTACCggtaaaaaagacggaattggcaaAGGTAGTGCAGATTTTtgaggcagcttctgctgattgtttgctttgatttggcttttTGGTGGAAAAAAGCCATGAAAAAATACTTTCCTAATGCGAAAATGTCTGGAGAATAGATTGAACGTAGTTTCAGACACcgtacaagagaaaaaaaaactaatttagacttaaaaattttgaacaaaaacagacTTATCTTGtacgtttttttcttctgaagaaTCGAAttaaggctgtttgagccatcgtacgtttcggaaaatggagttattgctgttttaccctcaatatTCTGaattagttgaaaattttgggaaaatcaGGGTAAAATCACTGATAAAACATCCATAATTCCTGTTTTCAATGCGTGCTGTGGTtaaaataggcttcgttggattcatcgaaaaaaaatgacccAAGATACGtcacatttggttcaaaattttcatatccGAACATACGTTTTCTtgactatttgaaaatttcactaatttttaatagatttgtTTTGTGTAAGAGGAAAGAtatgaatttcttcgcggtttatacacatTTTTCCCCATTGTGAAATGTATTTTGCTTAAATCAATTTATAAACTCGACCAAGGCTGGTGTCGATTTAGTATAAATTATCTGTTacagaaattcaatttgtttccttcattacaaaagaaaatttagcGTGGCACACATAAGACGCCGGATTgtatttctggtttttttttctgatttaattttGCTTCGCATGCGCGTTTAATGGATGTAGATAGGTCTAGCTGTTGACTGATAATGCCAAGTAGCCTTGACtctatttataacttttatttacaatgcaacaaatgaaaaattatacacAAAAGTAATAAcgcatttatttttcctaaacatTTTAACTTGCATTAAATGTTTCACTAAATGAAGAAGCAGCCTATAAGAGCGTTCGCACAATCTTTGTCCGAGTCAGTAGTAAAAAATCAACGAAACGGATTAGTTGACCAGTTCAGTTGATCAAGCCTCAAGATGCTTCTAAGCTGGCTTACACCGATCTTTTTCATCGACGTGATCACCAAAGATCTAGGGCACCAAGAGGGAACATTCCGGATCGAAGATCTTCACCGCACCAATGTAACAACCCAGATTACGACTTGGGATTCGGACATCCATCTGGCCCACATGGAAGTGACATCGGATTGTATGAAAGGTTACCCCGTACATGTTTCGTATTTTGTCAAAGAAAGAATCGTCAATGAAGAACCGCACAGTGTCCAATCGTCGGAACAATTCGAAAAGGAAACCATTATTTATAGGGATCTGTTGCCGGCGTTCGAAAGAATGTTCAATTCGAGCATCACATTCGGTCCAAAGTATGTTTGTTCCGCATTTTGTGGATCAATTGCCACTCTTTATGggtcttattttttttccagattttttaagCACGTGACAACGCCTCACGATATTTTGGTGCTGGAAAACGTCAGATCCAAAGGCTTCGGGATGCACGATTCATACAAGCGGTTCAACTTGGAGGATAGTATAAAAATACTTTCGATCCTGGCGCAATTTCACGCAGCTTCTGCCGTCTACCATTCACAGGTATCAGAACATGTTTTCGGTTCAATAGTTatgtttaaacaaaatatgtatcTTTTCAGCATGGTGCCATCAACGAATCATTCAAGGAAGGCCTGTTTGGAGAAAGTTCGGCAGATGCTGGAGACCAAACCGTTCTTCCGTACTACAAACCATTTGTCGAAAGCTTGGAGAGTAGAAATTATTCGAGCGAAATTCTTGATTTGATAGTAAGGGTACTAATCACCAATGAAACTTttcatgtcaattttttttatctaattgtACAGCGTCAATGGGATCAGAATCCAGTTTCCGCCATTAGCAAGATGTTGAGATATAATCCGGACCGATTCAACGTGCTCAACCAAGGCAATCCttgcccgagcagactttgatgcctaaatcgatagcaaacagtaaccaaaatgagctatcgATGCCAAAAAGATAGTATAATTGAGTATCGAATTTACCCCGATGGCAAAATTAGGTTTGATCGACGCATCAAAATGTCAATATATGAGGCCGAACCAATACCTAAATGAGGCATTGATGCCAAAATGAAAGCACTGTTTGGTTTTGCGTTTtccaaaatatcaaaacaaggcatcattaaggttttgTTAATAACTAACAGATAAGGGAGATCTAAATTGAAATATCAATATGCTGAAATTCGATGTCAAACCAATACCAAAGCAAAGCATCAATAGCAAAATAATAGCACGATTAGGCGTT carries:
- the LOC129760047 gene encoding uncharacterized protein LOC129760047, whose product is MLLSWLTPIFFIDVITKDLGHQEGTFRIEDLHRTNVTTQITTWDSDIHLAHMEVTSDCMKGYPVHVSYFVKERIVNEEPHSVQSSEQFEKETIIYRDLLPAFERMFNSSITFGPKFFKHVTTPHDILVLENVRSKGFGMHDSYKRFNLEDSIKILSILAQFHAASAVYHSQHGAINESFKEGLFGESSADAGDQTVLPYYKPFVESLESRNYSSEILDLIRQWDQNPVSAISKMLRYNPDRFNVLNQGKLSRFECPSMYSPNHHHALLVRLEPSLSVVFIMDITKPENYPQLQIGLLGWANNVLFRGDELRMMNFEEAFWGNPSIDVLLLLFNAVKVEVVVASFDDLISFYYQELARNLKQLNYSKPIPTLEDIRQDISRYGFVGASQLQADIPLNYYTSYANPEESNFPVQMDNPEGYEYLKAIFEMEELQNEIGPLLNFAYERGFLQLPRI
- the LOC129760048 gene encoding uncharacterized protein LOC129760048; this translates as MLLSWLTPLFFVDVVVRDLDLPKGSFQIDKLHRTNVTIENTAWNYDVHLAHMEVVRAKGKPVHVSYFVKESLGKEHVGVYGQEAGGQFSKESTIYQDLLPAFNQMFDSTITFAPKFYKYATDPHDILVLEDVRSKGFVMNSGYKRFDLDKAKKVLLKLAQFHAASAVYHSQHGVINDSFKEGMFGESIDGHANIFLLPYYRAFVESLENRNYSNDIVELIRKWDKNPITAIGKMLKYNPDRFNVLNHGDLWAYNLLFRDDDLRMMDFQSAFWGSPSFDILIFLFNAVRVEDVVGSFDELIELYYQELVKRLEQFKYSKPIPTQEEFKKDIADHGFVGAIQLEEIIPTGFLLALADPDELKMARANSKQEKEALRKLFQVEELVHEIDTLLPFAFERGFLNLPKV